In one Brassica oleracea var. oleracea cultivar TO1000 chromosome C9, BOL, whole genome shotgun sequence genomic region, the following are encoded:
- the LOC106314689 gene encoding uncharacterized protein LOC106314689, which translates to MNNMFNDLSTKYDNVTSHMRQMDIKIAQTAESVKKQQGTLPGKTDKNPKECSAVELRSGRRLPDTAPKKLTAVEKGKQKEGEQPQSEAAPFSDEETEQPADSDPAPTATPVEPVPTREYTPKVPYHVPAKKSRKDREEMKCKKMLEDLTIKLPLIDAIQMIPSMRSLMKGLVSGKITGDSEIMLVSKECSAVLQNRPIKKLSDPGKFFL; encoded by the coding sequence ATGAACAATATGTTCAATGACCTGAGCACCAAATATGACAATGTCACTAGCCATATGCGGCAGATGGACATTAAGATCGCTCAGACAGCTGAAAGCGTCAAGAAGCAGCAAGGTACTCTCCCTGGAAAGACCGATAAGAATCCTAAAGAATGCAGTGCAGTTGAACTGAGGAGTGGAAGGAGACTGCCAGATACGGCCCCAAAGAAGCTAACAGCGGTAGAGAAAGGCAAGCAAAAGGAGGGCGAGCAACCGCAATCCGAAGCTGCTCCTTTCTCTGACGAGGAAACGGAACAGCCTGCTGATTCTGATCCAGCCCCTACTGCTACACCTGTCGAGCCTGTTCCTACGCGCGAATACACCCCAAAGGTTCCATACCATGTTCCCGCAAAGAAGTCTCGGAAGGATCGTGAGGAGATGAAGTGTAAGAAGATGCTAGAGGATCTAACTATCAAGTTACCTTTGATTGATGCGATCCAGATGATACCTTCTATGCGTAGTTTGATGAAGGGTTTGGTCTCAGGAAAGATAACTGGAGACAGTGAGATTATGTTGGTTTCAAAGGAGTGTAGTGCAGTGCTTCAGAACAGGCCGATTAAGAAATTGAGTGATCCAGGCAAATTTTTTCTCTAG
- the LOC106314690 gene encoding uncharacterized protein LOC106314690 produces the protein MAPVMHPNVRVSDLINQESKDWDVGLLENYVHPDDIPFIRSLAISSTHRRDSYCWNFTRNGQYTVKSGYWVAQNLLNKTEEREVLDPITRNLIIWYIWKARNEKLFRGIDRDPLELVRHAESECQAWFDANDVVQPVTQANTNEEPQAISLGNICLLDGSWTSSANFSGCGWAWMDGSGNAQLMGTRNFPRRESALHSEVEAIRWAMENMLQHSNCQSFGTDCKELIAMVREPQAWPSFATELERIETLQICFPDFKIVHVSYNVVHLLRSINFPREA, from the exons ATGGCACCAGTGATGCATCCTAATGTGCGAGTAAGCGATCTTATTAATCAGGAATCGAAGGATTGGGATGTGGGCTTACTGGAGAACTATGTTCATCCTGATGACATACCATTCATTAGGAGTTTGGCCATAAGCTCAACTCATCGTCGAGACTCTTACTGCTGGAACTTCACAAGGAATGGTCAGTACACGGTCAAGTCTGGATATTGGGTGGCTCAGAATTTATTGAATAAAACAGAGGAAAGGGAAGTTTTGGACCCAA TAACAAGGAACCTG ATAATATGGTACATTTGGAAGGCTAGGAATGAGAAACTCTTCAGGGGCATAGATCGAGATCCTTTGGAGTTAGTCCGACATGCGGAGAGCGAATGTCAAGCCTGGTTTGATGCTAATGATGTGGTACAACCTGTAACACAAGCTAATACAAATGAGGAGCCCCAAGCCATAAGCTTGGGAAATATTTGCTTGCTAGATGGATCTTGGACGTCTTCTGCTAACTTTAGTGGATGCGGATGGGCGTGGATGGATGGATCTGGGAATGCACAGCTTATGGGGACAAGGAATTTCCCTCGGCGTGAATCAGCTTTGCACTCGGAAGTAGAGGCAATACGATGGGCGATGGAGAATATGCTGCAACATTCGAACTGCCAGAGCTTCGGGACAGATTGTAAGGAACTGATAGCAATGGTGAGGGAACCTCAGGCGTGGCCAAGCTTTGCGACGGAATTGGAGAGGATAGAGACGCTACAGATATGCTTTCCGGATTTTAAAATCGTTCAC GTGTCATATAATGTAGTCCATCTTCTGAGGAGTATTAACTTTCCAAGGGAAGCTTAG